TAGGTATCATGGCATAGCGCGGCGCGGATGCCCGGCACCTTGTTGGCCGCGATACAGACACCGATGCCGGTGCCGCAGACCAGAATGGCACGATCATAGCGGCCCGCCATCACGGCAGAGCCGACACGATCCGACAGGTTGGCATAAAGCTCTTCCGTGCCTTGCGCGGGATGCGAGATTTCGTCCACGTCATAGCGGGTCTTGAGGTAGTCGGCCAATTGGCGGGCCAGTGCCTCTCCGGCGCTGTCACCGGCGATTGCAAGTTTCATCGGTCGTTCCTTTCTCGTTGCAGCGAGGGGTTCGAGGGGTTCAGGCGGGTGAACGGGTCAAAACGCAGCAGAGACGCGCGCGAGAATGTCGAGGTATCCGGCGACGCTCCAGGCCGAGCGGCCGATGAACAGTCCGTCGATATGCGGGCAGGCGATCAGCTCGGCACAATTGCCGGGATTGACCGAGCCGCCGTAAAGACAGGGCACGCGGCGGCCCAGCATTTCGGCGGCCACCGTCGCAATCCGGGCCTGCCGCGCATCGGCATAATCGGCACTGGCCGGGACGCCGTGTTCGCCAATCGCCCAGACCGGCTCATAGGCCAGCAGGATCGGCGCGCTGTTCTGGTCCGGGCGCAGTTTGCCCAAGGCGGCCCGCACCTCGGCCTCCAGCACCGCATCGGCGCGGCCACTGTCGCGGTCGGCCAGCGTCTCACCAATGCAGATCAAGGGGGTCAGCCCATGGCGCAGGGCGGCTTCGACCTTCAGGCCCACGGTCTCGTTGCTTTCGCCAAAGTGTGTGCGGCGTTCGGAATGGCCCAGTTCCACCAGATCCATGCCGCAATCCACCAGCATCGGCGCCGAAACCTCGCCGGTCCACGCCCCCTGATCGGCCCAGTGCATGGTCTGCGCCCCGACCTTGACGGAACTGCCCGCGAGACGGTCCTTCACCTGCCGGATGGCGGTGAAGGGCGGGATGACAAAGCGTTGGATCCGTGGATCGCGCGTCGCATCTGCCGCCAGCAGGGCATCGGCAAAGGCCAGCGCTTCGGCCAGCGTCTTGTGCATTTTCCAGCTGGTGCCGATCCAGACCGGGGGGGTGGTGGTCATGCGATGTCCTTTCGTGCGCTCACCGGCATCAGAGGGTCAGATTCTGTGCGCCGGTGTCGATATGGGGGGCCCAGAAGGCGATGCTTTCGGCAATCTGGGCAATGACCGCCCGGTCATCCGGTTCGCGTTCCTTGAACGACAGCTCCAGGCAGATTTCATTCGCCACCCCGCCGCCCTGCCGGAACGCCGCCAGCAATGGCGCGGGCTGGATGCGGCCCTGTGCATTGGCGGCGGCGGTGAACGGGCGGTGGCCGCCCTTGTCCATCAGGCTTTGTTTGATGTGGATGATGGGCGAGGCCTTGGGCACGGCCCGCGCCCAGGCATAGGGGTCATAGTCGTCGGGGTCAGGGCTGGTCACGTCGCCATGGTCGATATCGGCCATCATCCACATCGGAATCGCCATGGGCGTGGCAGACAGCCGGGCTTGCAACGCAAGGCAGCTTTGGATCGTGTCGCCAAACTCGCGCCCCACGCTCATCGGTTCCCAGAACACATATTCCAGCCCGGCGGATTTGGCGTGTTCGGCGACTTCGGCCCAGGCGTCGATGGCGCTGCGGATCAGCGCCTCGCGGCGGGTGGGATCGTCAAAATCCCGATAG
The Gemmobacter fulvus genome window above contains:
- the derI gene encoding D-erythrulose-4-phosphate isomerase; the encoded protein is MKLAIAGDSAGEALARQLADYLKTRYDVDEISHPAQGTEELYANLSDRVGSAVMAGRYDRAILVCGTGIGVCIAANKVPGIRAALCHDTYSAERAALSNNAQIITMGARVIGAELAKAIADAFLAQSFDSAGRSVGNVEAINQVDAKYHAGA
- a CDS encoding triose-phosphate isomerase, which translates into the protein MTTTPPVWIGTSWKMHKTLAEALAFADALLAADATRDPRIQRFVIPPFTAIRQVKDRLAGSSVKVGAQTMHWADQGAWTGEVSAPMLVDCGMDLVELGHSERRTHFGESNETVGLKVEAALRHGLTPLICIGETLADRDSGRADAVLEAEVRAALGKLRPDQNSAPILLAYEPVWAIGEHGVPASADYADARQARIATVAAEMLGRRVPCLYGGSVNPGNCAELIACPHIDGLFIGRSAWSVAGYLDILARVSAAF
- a CDS encoding sugar phosphate isomerase/epimerase family protein; translated protein: MAFTLSLNTNPLVNRFAEPDDLIDTVARDLRIRDLQLTHEFINPGWPAHVIRRLTRQMRAALLRTGVRVTSGMTGPYGRLNHFGHPDPEVRRYYIDWFKTFAEITADLGGRSIGTQFAIFTYRDFDDPTRREALIRSAIDAWAEVAEHAKSAGLEYVFWEPMSVGREFGDTIQSCLALQARLSATPMAIPMWMMADIDHGDVTSPDPDDYDPYAWARAVPKASPIIHIKQSLMDKGGHRPFTAAANAQGRIQPAPLLAAFRQGGGVANEICLELSFKEREPDDRAVIAQIAESIAFWAPHIDTGAQNLTL